A stretch of DNA from Arachis hypogaea cultivar Tifrunner chromosome 19, arahy.Tifrunner.gnm2.J5K5, whole genome shotgun sequence:
CACTGGAACCGATTCTGGTTCTAGAACGTGACTTGCATCAGGGGTGTATTTACAAAGCTGCGACATGTGAAACACGTCGTATGGGTTCGAAAGATGCGGCGGTAAAGCGATCCTATAAGCCACTGGTCCAGTTCTCTTCAGGATCTCAAATAGTCCAATGTAACGGGGATTCAATTTCTTAGTCTTAATGGCTCTTCCCACTCCGGTGGTTGGAGTAACTTTCAGAAAGACGTGTTCTCCTACCTCAAACTTCAAAGGATTCCGCCTTtgatcagcatagctcttctgACGATTTTGAgctataagcattcgactacggatcttctttatcttctctgtggtctcagctatcatctcaggccctaacAAGCTCCTTTCCCCAGCTTCATACCAGCATAGCAAAGATTGACATTTTCTACCATACAAAgcttcatacggagccattccaatacTCGCATGGTAGCTGTTGTTATAAGCAAACTCCACTAGGGGCATATACCGATTCCAGCTCGCCAGCTGGTCCAAAACACCAGCTCTCAGCATATCCTCCAAAGTTTGGATTGTTCTTTCTAACTGGCCATCTGTTTGAGGGTGATATGCAGTGCTTAGACTTAATTGAGTGCCAAATGCTCACTAAAAGGCTCTCCAGAACCTTTATGTGAATCGAGGATCCCTGTCAGATATAATGGTGGAAGGTACGCTATGTAACCTCACAATTTCCTTAATGTATAATCGTGCTAACTCCTCCATCGTGCAACTTATCTGAATGGGGAGAAAGTGAGCCGACTTGGTCAGTCAATCCACAACCACCCAAATGGCATCATAACCCGTTCGAGTTCTTGGTAAACCCAACacgaagtccattgcaatactctcCCATTTCTACTGTGGAATCTCCAAAGACTGAAGGGTTCCTGATGGTCTTTGATGATCAATTTTAACCTTCTGGCAAGTTAAACACTTGGAAACGTGCAACACCACATCATTTTTCATCCCTGGCCACTAAAACATCTTCTTCAGATCATGATACATCTTGGTGCTTCCCAGATGGATTGAGAATCCACTCTTGTGAGCTTCCTTTAAGATGCTTTGTTGTAATTCTCCGACATCTGGCACAATAATCCGGTCCTTGAACCTCCAGAAACCATCCTTATCTTCTGACACGCTCCATTGTTTGCCTTGCTCAATCGCCGGCAAAATCTTATACAATTCTTTGTCATTCtaatgagcctttaggagttcagcTTTGAAATCACTTGAAATCTGTAGTTGACTTACTTTGACTCCCAGTTTCAACCCTTGGAATGCTTTTAGTAACTCTTCCTCTTGcagcatcatccaagcagcacAGAGACTTCCGACTCAAGGCATCTGCCACAACATttgcctttccaggatggtaGTTCAACTCGAAGTCATAGTCTTTCAGAAGCTCcgtccacctcctctgacgcatatttaaCTCTTTCTGCTCAAAGAGGTACTTTAAGCTCTTGTGATATGAGAAAATTTAAAACTTAACACCATAGAGATGGTGTCTTCAGATCTTCAGGGCAAACACTACAACAGTGAGTTCTAAATCGTGAGTTGGATAGTTTATCTTATGCGGCCTTAACTGCCGTAAGGCATATGCAACAACTTTAtagtgctgcatcagcacgcaccccagGCCCTTCAGGGATGCATCGCAATATACTTCAAACGGCTCGCTTGGCTCAAGCAGTACTagcacaggtgcagtggtcaaacTCTATTTCAATGCTAGAaaactctcctcgcactcagaaGTCCAAACAAAAGGTACATCCTTTCTAGTCAGCTTGGTTAAAGGTAAAGCAAGATGTGAAAACCCTTTAATGAATCTCCGATAATAACCCTccaaacctaggaaactcctGATCTTCGTCACTGAAGTTGGTCGATCCCAATTCATCTATGCTTCAACCTTAGTAGGATTTACTGCTATTTCCTGCTTGCTCACCACGTGGCAAAGAAACTTCACTTCAGttttccagaactcacacttagatAGCTTAGCATACAAATTCCTATCTTTCAAGATTTGCAGCACAGTCCGTAAGTGATATGCATGCTCATCTTCTGTCTTAGAGTAAATAAGAATGTCATCGATGAATACGACAATAAACTTATCCAGATACAGATGGAAaattctattcatgtaatccatgaatattgCCGGAGCATTAGTCAATCCAAAAGACATTACTGtgtactcataatgaccataacgcaTCCTGAAAGAAGTTTTGggaatatcctcgtctctaacccttatctggtgGTATCCAAATTGCAAATCAATCCTAGAAAACACACCAGCTTCTTGTAACTGGTCTATTAGGTCATCAATTCTTGGTAACGAATATTTGTTCTTTGCAATAACCTTATTCAGCTGCCCATAATCGATACACAGGCGCATACTTCCGtatttcttctttaccagtagtgCTGGCGCTCCCTACAGAGAAACACTCGGCTAAATAAAGTGTTTACCCAACAAATCTTCTACTTGAGCCTTCAGCTCGGCCATTTCTagaggtgacatcctataaggagcaatTGAGATTAGACCggctccaggcaccaactcaatagcgaATTCAACCTCCCGGTTAGGTGAAAAATCATCAATATCGTCCGAAAACACCTCTGAAAActcacaaacaaccaaaatcTGCTCCaagctttgatcatcacccgaaataCCCGCAGTTAATAGCATAATGCCCTGACATTCAGTCCCTGAACAATTTACCATCATAGAGTTCAAATAATAGTGATTCACCACGACAGGCGCTTCTGACCCTTCCGACATAAAGCATACCATTttctcagaacaatcaagcaaGACATAGTTCTTGGACAACCAATCTAGTCCTAAGatgagatcaagaccaatcatcggcaGACAAATCAGATCATGCACGAATTCACGTTGTTGTACTCGAAATggaacttgtggacatcctaacctagtcaccatagtttcatgggtagcattatataccTTTAAATCATAACACAAGACCACTattttcaatcctaactcatcaACCTTTTCAAacgcaatgaatgaatgtgttgctCCAGAATTAAACAATGCACTTAAAATTTTACTGGCTATCTCACAGttacctctaatcagtgtctcTGACCCCTTAGTGCCTGCTGTATAAGTAGTATATACTCTCCCTGGCTGCTGCACTCTGCCAgtctcatattttttcttttctgggTAGCTCCAAGCTAGGTGCCCAGGTTGCCCGTAGAAATAGCACACTCCCATACCCAATCTACATGGAACTCCTGGATGATGCTTCCCGCACCTCTGATAGTTCAAGTCCTGCTGTGGCTGTTTCCCAAATCTTCTTCCATGATTAGTATTGTGAGTCGGCCTCCTGAAGTTGCCTTGCCCCTAATTATTTTGAGGGATAAAGCCTCCACGTTTGAAATTCCTGCCCCTCGGTGCAAAGTTTCTCCCCTGATTCCTCTGAAAAGGCATTCTCATGCTTCCTTTCTCTACTGCCGCCTTTCTCACACATTCTTCAACCATCCTACTCTTGTTTACAAGTTCAGAGAACACTCTGATCTCTGTTGGTGCCACGGAGTTTAGAATCTCACTCTGAAGACCTCCCTCATACTTGATGCACTTCCATTCAGAAAAATCCTCTGGAACGCCTTGACAAATGCGAGAGAATTGGCATAATTCTTCAAACTTATTGGTATACTCAGTAACAGTCATCTGCTCTTGCTTTAATTGCatcaattcaagttccttggcgtTTCTAGCCGAACTGAGAAAATACTTCTTGTAGAATTCCGTTCGGAATAATTCCCAAGAAATCACGACACCATCTGGCTGCAGGATTTGTCGTGTTCCTTGCCACCAATACTGGGCCTTAGCTTGAAGCTGATAAGTTCCAAAACCTACTGCTCCTCAAGAACCTGTTGAGCCTGTAGCGACCATTCAATTGCTTGGGCCCAATTATCGGCCTCAGTGGGGTTTGAGGTTCCCAGGAAGGTTGGAGGGTGAACCTTCAGGAATGTGGCAAGCATCATAGGGCCATCTTCATTGTTATTCCCATGGTTCCCATTGTTTATATGGTTTTCCAGAGCTTCGGCTGTCACCTGCATAGCCACAACCATGTTTCCCAGGGCAGCCAAAAAGTCTACAGGGTTAGGATTATTCCTTGTCACTTCAGGAATAGCATTTCCTATTCTGCCTCTACCTCACCCGGGACCACGTCCGCGAGTCAACATCtagtccctatacacaccaaacaagtgatatcaagttgatcagtctcaatatcgcaagtttagtgctttaagttccaaatgcatgctcatgaacatttatgccacatatatcacttagatatcctaatagcacatagacacatatacggagaatgcacagaagcacagtcagtccgtccctcaggctctataggaatgaaccgctctgataccataatgtaataccctaccacacaaaTCTTTACtcttaagccgtaaaacagaagtggtgtggtattacaacatctaaatatatatatatacataatagtatctgaaaaagagtaatatatgaGGAGCCTTGGAAaataggtaaaacaaaatcgcaaaataaaaagcgcatcGCTCAGAAAAcgagattacttgcgtgctaagaaacctagagATCATAGGTGTAACTAAGTAGAAAGTGGTAATGGAGGGTCAAAAGTATAGAATAACAAGCTCCTagctcagcctgcgaagctaaggcaagccggagaatatttacatatatatacatatcccgaAAATCCAAAATACATAGCTGAAAACTTAACTCTCCTTAAACCTCTAGGATGGagaaaataaacaagtttcttggagagaaagctaagtacatatatataaagCTGTACATAAAAATAAACCCAGATACTACTCCGCTTCAgaagtccagacgcctagcgaggagcctctcgacctgcatctgaacacaacaacacagtatggggtgagaattggaggttctcagcatggcaaaggtgccacgcacataatatataaggtcctaggaatgctagaggcaatcctagaatgccgacactcagattataaaacttaagttACTAAACAGAAACCACAAATGGGGTAGGTATTCTAAGGAATTCCAAACTCAACTTAATCCTAACTGTAACATTAAACCTGTCCACCTTCCCTCCGTTCCTCCATCGCCAATGTTATTTCACAGACAGTCAAGCAGATAAAGACAAACACAAGTAGAGTACAAGTTCTGCAGTTAACAATtatacatttagcatggcaaatacatTTAGGCACACCAAGTTAATGCACAACAAATAaatcaagtaatatgcatatgatgcatgccttccCTATGGTTGATgaagctcatttgtcggttatcaagccaacccgacaagtacGGTTTGCTAAACCATGGACTGTACCCTGACGCGCATCCCTAAGattctatgcatagctttttctcacatatatatatatatatatatatatatatatatatatatatatatatatatatatataattgctcAATAGGGGTCAACCTTCCCGGGAATTTAGAGTGCCTGGTCACatcttacgtcgtagggtcaacagagtatcgagtatCAACCTAGAACACGTGGGGgaaagccacggtactttaccaagaaaaactcgtatctcagatcaatTGAGTATATAATGCCACAATAATATTCATAACCATTATAATCTTTGCAAAATCATATCATACATGccataatataatatatactcTAATTATACACATTTCCATATTTATTTCACCACTTTTCCTACTTTACTTCATCCTCAAGTTATCTCAATTTTCTATCTCCATCCTAATACTAGACCTCATACTATGATTTGAGACTAAAaggatgaaaatagaggtttagaagtttaaaattcgatttaaaaactcaaaatctaATTTTGTAGAAAACAGGGCCATGCGTACGCCTCAGTATGCGTTTAGGCCAAGACGCATACGCATCCCCTGATTACGCGTATGCTTATGCGCCAGGCAGAAGTGCATGTTCGCGTATGAGAAACTTGCGTACGCATAAattccaaatcacgcgcacgcatcggcCACGCATATGTGTGGGCGTGCAAATTTAGCCCATGACGCGCATGCATACGTGGGAGGCAGAAGCTTCCATATGAGAAGGGAGTTACGCGTACGCAAAATTCtaatgtcacgcgtatgcatgggcgtacgttttaccaaaaattttattaAGTCTGAAACCTGCAGATTCACCATTTTAAACCTCAAACTTCCGATGCGCAtaacatttttgttttaaatcatttttcttttgttcttcaaacggcgtaaacttcacggacccaattttcatacgAAACAAGTTTGAAATCATATGGAGGTCCAGAAGCGAAGTTATGGGTCACCAAAGTTTGGCCAAAAACCAAATTTCACAAAAACCTCA
This window harbors:
- the LOC112777950 gene encoding uncharacterized protein, whose protein sequence is MLIAQNRQKSYADQRRNPLKFEVGEHVFLKVTPTTGVGRAIKTKKLNPRYIGLFEILKRTGPVAYRIALPPHLSNPYDVFHMSQLCKYTPDASHVLEPESVPVREDLTLPVTPVRIDDTSIKRLCGKEVSLVKVAWSQAGSKGEVVVPSNTPPVRPSPGSETDRCIEGSTSSL